A window of Cellulosimicrobium protaetiae genomic DNA:
ATCGACCGCCGCGTCGCGCAGATGGAGGCCGAGGGCACGCGGTTCCGCCCCGGCGTCGAGATCGGCGTCGACATCACGTGGGACGACCTGCGTGCGCGGTTCGACGCCGTCGTGGTCGCGACGGGCGCGACCGTGCCGCGAGACCTGTCGATCCCGGGCCGCGAGCTCGGCGGCATCCACTTCGCCATGGACTTCCTGCACCAGGCGAACGCCGTCGTGGCCGGGCGCGAGGTCCCCGACCAGATCCGGGCCGACGGCAAGCACGTCATCGTCATCGGCGGTGGCGACACCGGGTCGGACTGCCTCGGCACCTCGCTGCGCCAGGGCGCGGTGAGCGTGACGACGCTCGCGATCGGCAAGCAGCCGCCGCTCGAGCGCTCGGCGCGCCAGCCCTGGCCGACCGACCCGATCCTGTTCGAGGTGTCCACGTCCCACGAGGAGGGCGGTGAGCGCGAGTACCTCGCGTCGACCGTCGAGTTCCTCGGGGACGAGAACGGGGCCGTGCGTGCGCTGCGCGTCGCGGAGACCGAGTACCTGCCCGACGGCCGCCGCGTGCCCAAGGAGGGCACCGAGCGAGAGATCCCCGCGGACCTCGTGCTCGTCGCGATGGGCTTCACCGGGCCGGAGACGGCGACCCTCACGACCCAGTCCGGCGCGGACCTCACGGGCCGCGGCCTCGTGGCGCGCGGCGACGACTTCGCGTCGTCGCTGCCGGGGGTCTTCGTGGCCGGCGACGCGGGTCGTGGGCAGTCGTTGATCGTGTGGGCGATCGCCGAGGGTCGGGCGGCGGCGGCTTCCGTCGACGCCTACCTTCAGGGAGGGACCGAGCTGCCCGCGCCTGTGCGCGCGAACACCGTGTCCTTGCGCGCTTGACGTGCACCCCGACGTCGGGTGTCCGGCGCCGGGACGATGAGCGGGGCATCCTAGGGAGGGGCACCCCGCGACGACCGGCTCCCGGCCGGTCGGAAGACTAGAGGCTGGAGATATGCGCAGAGCAAAGATCGTCTGCACCATCGGACCTGCGACCGAGTCGAAGGAGCAGCTCCGCGCGCTCGTCGACGCCGGGATGGACGTGGCGCGGATCAACCGCAGCCACGGCAGCGCCGAGGAGCACGCGGCCGTCTACCGCGGCGTGCGCGAGGCCGCCGCCGAGTCGGGCCGGTCCGTCGCGGTGCTCGTCGACCTCCAGGGGCCGAAGATCCGTCTGGGCCGCTTCGGCGGCGACGAGAAGCACTGGCTCGAGGAGGGTGACACCTTCACGATCACGACCGAGGACGTCGTCGGCACCAAGGAGCTCGTCTCCACGACGCACAAGGGCCTGCCCGGCGACGCGCGCGTCGGCGACCCGATCCTCATCGACGACGGCAAGGTGCTCGTCCGCGTCACCGCCGTCGAGGGCCCCCGCGTCGTCACGCGCGTCGAGGTCGCCGGCCCGGTGTCGAACAACAAGGGCCTGAACCTCCCGGGCGTCGCGGTCTCCGTGCCGGCGCTGTCCGAGAAGGACCAGGACGACCTGCGCTGGGCGCTCCGTCTCGGCGCGGACATCATCGCGCTGTCCTTCGTGCGGTCCGCGAAGGACTTCGAGGACGTCAAGCGGATCATGGACGAGGAGGGCCGCACGGTCCCCGTCGTCGCCAAGATCGAGAAGCCGCAGGCCGTCGACAACCTCGCCGAGATCGTCGACGCGTTCGACGGCGTCATGGTCGCGCGCGGCGACCTCGCGGTCGAGCTCCCGCTGGAGCAGGTCCCGCTCGTCCAGAAGCGCATCGTCGAGCTCGCGCGTCGCAACGCGAAGCCCGTCATCGTCGCGACCCAGGTGCTCGAGTCCATGACGAACTCGCCGCGCCCGACGCGCGCCGAGGCGTCCGACTGCGCCAACGCCGTCCTCGACGGCGCCGACGCGGTCATGCTCTCGGGCGAGACCAGCGTGGGCGAGTACCCGATCCTCACGGTCGAGACCATGGCCCGCATCATCGAGGCCACGGAAGAGGCGGGCCGCGAGCGCATCGCGCCGCTCGGCTCGACCCCGCACACGCGTGGTGGCGCCATCACGCGCGCCGCGGCGGAGATCGGCGAGATCCTCGGCGCGAAGTACCTCGCGACGTTCACCCAGTCGGGCGACTCGGCGCGCCGCATGTCGCGCCTGCGCTCGTCGATCCCGCTGCTCGCCTTCACGCCGCGCGAGCACGTGCGCAACGTCCTGTCGCTCTCGTGGGGCACCCAGACGTACCAGGTGCCCGAGGTGGAGAACACCGACGCGATGGTGGGCCAGGTCGACACGACCCTCCAGGCCAACGGCCTCGCCGAGGTCGGCGACCTCGTGGTCGTCGTCTCCGGCGCCCCCGTGGGCCAGCCGGGCACGACGAACTCGATCCTCGTGCACAAGATCGGCGACCACTCCGACCTGCGGAAGTGACGCCGCCGCGCCCCTGACGGCGCGGTCCGTGTGACGCCCGACGGCGGCGCCCCCTCTCGCAGGGAGCGCCGCCGTCGTCGTTCCCGGTCGGGGTGGCAGTCGGTCGCTTCGCCTCCGCTCTCCCGCGCCGTCACCTCGAGCGCGTCGCCGGGCAGGGAATACGGACGACACCGAGCTCGTGGTGGCCCTAGCCTCGCGGGATGCGTGCCGTGCCGGACTCCCTGGACCCTGCGGTCGTGCGTCGGGTCGACGCGCGGCTGGACCGCGTCGTGCGCGACGAGCGGGTCGCGATCCCGCTCGCGGTGGAGAGTGGGAGCCGTGCGTGGGGGTTCCCGTCGCCGGACTCGGACTACGACTGCCGGTTCGTCCACGTGCGGTCCCAGGCGGACTACCTGGACCCGTGGCCGCGGCGCGACGTGGTCGAGACGCCGCTCGACGCGGTGCTGGACGTGAACGGGTGGGACCTGCTCAAGGCCGTGCGGCTGCTCGTCCGGGGCAACGCGACGCTGCTGGAGTGGCTGCGGTCGCCGATCGTGTACCGCGCGGACGTCGCCTTCCGGTCCGACCTGCTCGCTCTCGCGGAGCGCGTCGTCGTCGACCGCGACGCGCTGCGCAGGCACTACCTCCACGTCGCGATCGGTCAGCGGGACCGGTGGTGGTCGGACCGCGAGGTGCCGCTCAAGAAGGTCTTCTACGCCGTGCGCCCCGCCGCGACGCTGCGGTGGTTGCGCGTCCGACCGGATGCCGCGGTGCCGCCGATGGACCTTGCCACCCTGCTCGTGGAGGGTGAGGCGCCGGACGACGTGACGCGCGCGGCGGCGGACCTCGTCGCGCTCAAGGCCGTCTCGCGCGAGATGGGCGCGGGTGCGGTGCCGGAGCCGCTCGTGCGGTTCGTGACCGACGAGCTCGCCCTCGCGTCCGCGGCAGGCGACCAGCACGACGGCGACCGTGCGGCCGCACGAGCGGTTGCCGCCGCGTCCTTCCGGGACCTCGTCGCGCGGTACGGCCCGCCGGACGCCGTCCCTCCGGCTGGGTCCGGCGCTCTCAGGCCCGCACCGGCCGCAGGCCGCTGACCCACCGCGGGGCGGTGGGCGACGTCGCGAGGCGGGCGAGCATCGCGTCGAGCACGGCGGCCCGGTCGAACTGCAGCGCGTACTCCCGGGCCGCCTGGGCCCTGGCGTGCCGCGCGTCGGCGTCGAGGGCGAGGGCGTCGTCGAGCGCGGCGGCGATCGACGCGGGGGAGCGCGTCGGGACGATCGTCGCGTGCGGTCCGACGGCCTCGCCGATGCCGCCCGTGTCCGTGGTGACGACGGGCCCGCCGCCCGCGAGCATCGCCTCGGCGAGCGCGATGCCGAACGTCTCGACGAACTCGGGACGTGGCTTGCTGGGCAGGACGAACGCGGCGCTGCCCGCCATGAGGTGCGGCTTGGTGGCGTCGTCGACGTCGTCGAGGAACACGATCCGGTCGGCGGCGCCGCTCGCGGTGGCGCGCGCACGCAGGTCGGCCTCCGCCGGCCCGCGTCCGGCGACGACGAGGTGCGCGCCCGCTGCCCGGGCCGACAGCGCGAAGCCGTCGATGAGGTCGTCGACGCCCTTCGCCGCCGCGAGCCGGGAGAGGAAGAGCACGTACGGGCGGTCGGCGATGCCGCGGTGCGCGAGCACGCCGCGCGTGACGGTGGCGTCGAGGTCGGTGTACGCGCTCGTGTCGATGGCGGGGTAGGAGATCTGCACGCGCTCGGCGCACTGCTCCGCGAAGAACGTCCCGTGCCGGTCGTCGATCCCCTGGGCGCAGGCCACGACCAGGTCGCGCGTGTACCGGGAGACGGCGACGCACAGGTCGCTCGCCAGGTACCCGGACAGGACGTGCGCTGCGGCGCCGAAGCGTCCCTCCTCGACGCACGAGCGCACCACGTTCGTCACGTCGGAACCGACCGCCTCGGCGATCGTGGCGACCTCGACGGGCAGGCCCGTGCTGCGGGCGACGCGCACGGCGTCGGACACGGCGGTCGTGTGCGGGCTGAGGTAGAGGGAGAGGCAGACGGTGGGGACGCCGTCGGTGAAGAGCTCGACGAGGCGACCCGTGAGCCCGGCGAGGTACCGGCCGTCGGGCACCTTGTAGTCGCCGACGGGTTCGGGACGCTCGACCGTGATGCCCGCGCTGTACGGCAGGACGGAGCCGAGCGGCTTGAGGGGCAGCCCGGCGGCCTCGAGGCGCTCGACGGGCCAGGTGACGATCCGCACCTCGGTGAAGCCGCGGTGCAGGGCGGCCTCGGCGAGGTTGCGGGCCTCGCCGGAGTGGCCGCAGATCACGGGGTCGGCGCGCACCACGACGACGAGGCGGCGGGCGGGCGTCTGGCGCAGGGTGGTGGTCATGACGTCTCCGGGGTCTGGTCGGGAGCGTGGGGCGTCGTGCTTCCGTCGGGGTACGACGGCGGTCGGTGCTCGGGTGCGGTGCCCCAGCCGGTGGGGTGGGGCCCGAGCTCGAGGAGGAGCCGGCCGCTGCGACGCACACGCGTCGCGGGGAGCCAGGTGCTGTGGAGCGGCTGGCCGTCGAGCCATGCGGCGCGTACGTGCTGCGGTGGCGTGCGCGGGCCGGGCTCGACGAAGCCGGTGGTCTCGACCGTCAGGGTCCCGCCGGGGACGTGGAGGCGGGACTCGGCGAACGACGGCGTGCCGACGAGGAAGATCCCCTGCCCGGCGACGGGGAACAGGCCGAGCGACGCCCAGACGTACCACGAGCTCAGCGCGCCCGAGTCGTCGTTGCCCGGGAGACCTCCCGGGCCGGTGCCGAAGCGCTGGTGGACCGCGGCGTGCACGACCTCCGCCGTCCGGTCCGGTCGGCCGGCGTAGTGGTAGGCCCACGGGGCTTCCATGTCGGGCTCGTTGTTGAGCCCTTCGAACCGGTTCAGCGCGTACCCGGCGGCCATCTCCGCGGCGTCGGGCCGCACGCCGGGCTGGGTGACGGGTGGGGCGCCGAACCCGAAGAACCGGTCGAGGAGCGCGACGAACGCCTCGTCGCCGCCGGACAGCGCGATCCGCGCCGCCATGTCGTGCACGAGCCGGAAGGAGTAGTTCCAGCGTCCGCCCTCGTAGAAGGTCGAGTCGCGCAGGAGCCCGGTCGCGGGGTCGAAGGCGTTGACCCACCCCTGGGCATGCTGCGCGAGCTCGTCGGCGAGCGCGTGGTCTCCGACGCGCCGAGCGACGGACGCGGTGC
This region includes:
- a CDS encoding DNA polymerase beta superfamily protein; amino-acid sequence: MRAVPDSLDPAVVRRVDARLDRVVRDERVAIPLAVESGSRAWGFPSPDSDYDCRFVHVRSQADYLDPWPRRDVVETPLDAVLDVNGWDLLKAVRLLVRGNATLLEWLRSPIVYRADVAFRSDLLALAERVVVDRDALRRHYLHVAIGQRDRWWSDREVPLKKVFYAVRPAATLRWLRVRPDAAVPPMDLATLLVEGEAPDDVTRAAADLVALKAVSREMGAGAVPEPLVRFVTDELALASAAGDQHDGDRAAARAVAAASFRDLVARYGPPDAVPPAGSGALRPAPAAGR
- a CDS encoding glutamate synthase subunit beta; its protein translation is MADPRGFLKVRERELPPNRPVAVRLRDWKDVHAHLEEGQVFLKEQAGRCMDCGIPFCHQGCPLGNLIPEWNDLVYRDQWADAIDRLHETNNFPEFTGRVCPAPCESSCVLGINQPAVTIKNVEVSIIDEAFARGLVTPQVPQRLTGSTVAVVGSGPAGLAAAQQLTRAGHTVAVYERDDAIGGLLRYGIPDFKLEKLHIDRRVAQMEAEGTRFRPGVEIGVDITWDDLRARFDAVVVATGATVPRDLSIPGRELGGIHFAMDFLHQANAVVAGREVPDQIRADGKHVIVIGGGDTGSDCLGTSLRQGAVSVTTLAIGKQPPLERSARQPWPTDPILFEVSTSHEEGGEREYLASTVEFLGDENGAVRALRVAETEYLPDGRRVPKEGTEREIPADLVLVAMGFTGPETATLTTQSGADLTGRGLVARGDDFASSLPGVFVAGDAGRGQSLIVWAIAEGRAAAASVDAYLQGGTELPAPVRANTVSLRA
- the pyk gene encoding pyruvate kinase encodes the protein MRRAKIVCTIGPATESKEQLRALVDAGMDVARINRSHGSAEEHAAVYRGVREAAAESGRSVAVLVDLQGPKIRLGRFGGDEKHWLEEGDTFTITTEDVVGTKELVSTTHKGLPGDARVGDPILIDDGKVLVRVTAVEGPRVVTRVEVAGPVSNNKGLNLPGVAVSVPALSEKDQDDLRWALRLGADIIALSFVRSAKDFEDVKRIMDEEGRTVPVVAKIEKPQAVDNLAEIVDAFDGVMVARGDLAVELPLEQVPLVQKRIVELARRNAKPVIVATQVLESMTNSPRPTRAEASDCANAVLDGADAVMLSGETSVGEYPILTVETMARIIEATEEAGRERIAPLGSTPHTRGGAITRAAAEIGEILGAKYLATFTQSGDSARRMSRLRSSIPLLAFTPREHVRNVLSLSWGTQTYQVPEVENTDAMVGQVDTTLQANGLAEVGDLVVVVSGAPVGQPGTTNSILVHKIGDHSDLRK
- a CDS encoding glycosyltransferase — encoded protein: MTTTLRQTPARRLVVVVRADPVICGHSGEARNLAEAALHRGFTEVRIVTWPVERLEAAGLPLKPLGSVLPYSAGITVERPEPVGDYKVPDGRYLAGLTGRLVELFTDGVPTVCLSLYLSPHTTAVSDAVRVARSTGLPVEVATIAEAVGSDVTNVVRSCVEEGRFGAAAHVLSGYLASDLCVAVSRYTRDLVVACAQGIDDRHGTFFAEQCAERVQISYPAIDTSAYTDLDATVTRGVLAHRGIADRPYVLFLSRLAAAKGVDDLIDGFALSARAAGAHLVVAGRGPAEADLRARATASGAADRIVFLDDVDDATKPHLMAGSAAFVLPSKPRPEFVETFGIALAEAMLAGGGPVVTTDTGGIGEAVGPHATIVPTRSPASIAAALDDALALDADARHARAQAAREYALQFDRAAVLDAMLARLATSPTAPRWVSGLRPVRA